TACTTTGATCAGTTTGGTACCATAACAGATGCTGTAGTGATGTATGATCACAACACACAAAGACCGAGAGGTTTTGGGTTTATAACCTACGATTCAGAGGATGCGGTTGATAGGGTGTTGTTCAAAACCTTTCATGAACTCAATGGTAAGATGGTTGAGGTTAAGCGAGCAGTTCCGAAAGAATTATCTCCCGGGCCTAGCCGGAGCCCGCTTCTTGGATACAACTATGGATTTAGCAGACCCAACAGTTTCCTGAACAGCTATACCCAGGGGTATAATCTGAGCTCTCTTGGAGGTTATGGAATCAGAATGGATGGTAGATACAATTCATTAGCTAATTCTCGCGCTGGATTCTCACATTTTGGTTCCCCATCTTTGGGAATGGGAGTGAATATGGAGCAAGGGTTGAATACTGGATTTGGAGGGGGTTCTAACTTTAGTGGCAACCTGGGATATGGCCGTGTTATGAACCCGTTTTTTGGAAGTAATCAGAGTAGGTACAGTACCGCTATTGGATACAACTCCAGTAGCAACAGAGGTGATTCTGTTTTCAGCTCACCATCAAGAAATGTATGGGGAAATGGCAGCCTTAACACTTCCCCGAATAATGCTAGCTCAGGTTCATACTTTGGTTCTGGAAGTGGTGTTTTTGGGGTATTTGGAAACAATGGAGCAAATTGGGGCACTTCTCCTATTGCTGCATCTGTTGGCGGGAATTCTTCTGGATTTAATGGGGGAAATGTTGGCTATAGAGGTGGAGAAAACAGTTATTCGCTGGGAATGGGAGGTTTTGGAAGAAACGGTGGAACAGGTGTGGCTACAGCGTCCTCATTTGCTGCATCAGGCAGTGGTTATGAGGGATCTTATGGGGACTTTTACCGCAGTGGCTCTGTTTATGGTGATCCTACCTGGCAAACTACTTCTTCCGAGCTTGGTAATTCTTGTTCATTGGATTATGGTATTGGAAATCCAGAAGATGGCACTGCTAAAGATTCTGACAGTTATGAGGTGGGCTATGACATTCCGAGTAGACAACCCAAAAGAGGTAATTTGTTTAGCCTTCCGCTAAATTTGCGAATAATGCTGTTGACCAAAATGGAATGGTGATATGctataacatatttttttctttgaaaagatGGGATTTGATGATTCATAAATGTCATTGATATAATAATTGAGCTCTTCCTATAACAActgttcttttctttcttttgtttgttgtgaCCGTATTACTCAATAGAAGCATAGTATAGGATGAAGTATTGTTAGCTTCATTTGTGGAGATAATGCAGAAACTGAAATCTGAAACTggaactgttttttttttttttctagctCATTTGCAGAAACAATGCCAAGGttgtaatttgaatattaatatGTTTCGGACTAGACCGTTGTGAACTTGTAGGCTGTAATGTGTTGAACCTCGCACCATATATGTCTCTTTGCACAAGCAGACACACACAGAGACACTCAAGTGCATGTTTTTGAACATGCATGCTCCCAGTGTGATTTTAAGTGATTTAGCGTGATCAAAGTCAAGATTTTCAACTTTGATGATGATCTTCCATTGCTACATATACCTGATGTAAACAAAACTAGAAAGGGGGATAAAGCATCGATTTATTATCTGGATTCTGGAAATGGCCGTGTCTTGTTATAAAATTTCATTCATATACAACTACATTTAATGAGATAtaagcaaatttttttaaaaaagaaatagatGGCTTG
This genomic window from Primulina huaijiensis isolate GDHJ02 chromosome 7, ASM1229523v2, whole genome shotgun sequence contains:
- the LOC140980610 gene encoding heterogeneous nuclear ribonucleoprotein 1-like; this translates as MEMDQGKLFIGGISWDTDEDRLKEYFGAYGQVADAVIMRDRTTGRARGFGFVVYADPAVAERVVKEKHMIDGRTVEAKKAVPRDDQHLINRNTGSTQGSPGYGRTKKIFVGGLASTVTENDFKSYFDQFGTITDAVVMYDHNTQRPRGFGFITYDSEDAVDRVLFKTFHELNGKMVEVKRAVPKELSPGPSRSPLLGYNYGFSRPNSFLNSYTQGYNLSSLGGYGIRMDGRYNSLANSRAGFSHFGSPSLGMGVNMEQGLNTGFGGGSNFSGNLGYGRVMNPFFGSNQSRYSTAIGYNSSSNRGDSVFSSPSRNVWGNGSLNTSPNNASSGSYFGSGSGVFGVFGNNGANWGTSPIAASVGGNSSGFNGGNVGYRGGENSYSLGMGGFGRNGGTGVATASSFAASGSGYEGSYGDFYRSGSVYGDPTWQTTSSELGNSCSLDYGIGNPEDGTAKDSDSYEVGYDIPSRQPKRGIAA